GCCGGCTCCAGCGTACCGTCAGGATGCGCGGTTTTTCTGCCGTCGCATCAGCCCTGAAGTGGCAGAGCCGCCAGTTCAGCGCGGTAGCGCGCCAGGCCGGTGGGGTCGTCCACATCGAGGGCCAGACGCGACGAGCGGTAGAGCCGGGCGACCAGGCCGCGCTCAACTGCGGCGCGCAGGTGGATGGCGGCGCTGTTGCCGCCGAAGCGGAAGGGCACCTCAGCCCCCGCGCGCAGAGCCAGGGCGTTGGTGCCCATGCCCAGGGCATCGGGCGCCAGCACCATATCGGCGCCCCTGGCGAGCAAGCCGGCCATTGCCACAATGTCTTCGGGGTTAACCAGGGGCACGTCGGCGGGCACGACGATCAGCGCCGCGGCGCCCGCGGCGCGCGCGGCGCTGCGGGCCTGCTCCAGAGCGGGGTTCAACTCCGCGCGGCTCTCGAGGAGCGGGCGCGCGCCGAGCGCAGCGGCCCGTTCCAGCACCTCGGCGTCGGGACTGACCACCCATACGGCGGCCAGCGGCGCCGCGTTCAACGCCGCCAGCACCCGTTCCAGCATCTCGAGCGTCAGCCGCCGCCGCTCTGGCGGCGTCAGGGCGCAGGCCAGCCGCGATTTGGCCTGGTCCAGGGCCTTGACGGGGACAATGGCATGCAGGTTGTTGATAGGTTTCATAGGTTCTTCACACCTCTACAACTCCATACCCGCCAGAGCCAGAGCGACACGCGCCAGACGGGCCTTTTCGGGCGGGCCGCGCATGATCGTATCGGTAACGGCGACGCGCATTCCCAGCGCCTCGATGGCGGGGACAAGATCGGCATCCACTGAGTCAATAATAATCCCGTCAAGTACATCGGCGTAGGCCCGCGCCACCCCCAGGGCCGAGACCTCCATCCCCACGGCGCGCATCAGCGGCACGGCCGGACCCTTGATCGCCGCGCCGCCAACGATCGGGCTGACCGCCACCACGGGGGCCGGGGTTTCCCGCAGGGCTGCGCGCAGCCCTGGCAGGGCCAGGATCGGCCCGATGCTGACCACGGGGTTGCTCGGCGCAATCAGCACTGCCGTGGCCCCGGCGATGGCCTCCAGCACCCCGGGAGCCGGCGCAGCGGGGCCGGCGGCGTGCAGGCGCACGCCACGCACCGCATCCTGGGCGCGCCGGCGCACCAGGTATTCCTCGAAATGGAACTCGCCCGCGTCGGTGAGAATGTGGGTTGGGGCCGGATCGTCGCTCATCGGCAGGATGCGCACCGCCACGCCGAGGGCCTGGCGAAAGGCGTCGGCCACGGCGCTCAGGCTGTGCCCGGCGCGCAGCAGCTCAGTGCGGCGGATGTGCAGGGCCAGGTCACGGTCGCCGAGTTTGAACCAGGTCGGCCCGCCAAGCCGTCCCAGCCACTCCAGGCAGGCGGTGGTGTCATCGGCGATGCCCCAACCCTGCAACGGGTCAATCACCCCCGCCAGGGTACAGGTGACGATGTCCAGATCGGGAGCGATGGTCAGGCCGTGCAGTTCAAAGTCATCGCCGGTGTTGACAATGGCGGTCACTGTTGCGGGTAGAACCACCTGCACGACCCCTTCAAGAAAACGGGCCGCGCCAACGCCGCCGGCCAGTACGACTATCATAGGCTGTGCTCTTCTTATTTCTCCTTTGTCACTTTACCCCTGGCGGGCGTTAGGGGGCCGCAGGCCCCCAAAGATCTTCCCTTCCTGGTGCAGCGCGGCTTCGCCGCACCAGGAAGGGGAAAGCCTGGAGGGGTGCAACCCCTCTGAACCTCCTCAGCGCAAGCTGCGGCAAGTGACAAAGCAGAGTTATCCGGTTATGCGCGGGCCGAGCGCCGCAAGCCGCTCGGCAGCGGAGAGCAAGGCCGAGTTATCCGGTTATGCGCGGGCCGAGCCCTCCCGGACCCTCCCCGCAGGTAGGGGCATGGGGAACGCCGGGTTCCTCGACCTCATATGAGCCGCAGGCGAGCGAGCCAGCGCAATGGGTAGCCAAACACCCGCGCTCCCAGCTCGCCACGGTCGAGCAAGAGGCTGACGCGGGCCAGGGCCAGGTCATCGGCGCGGCGGCGCAGCGCCAGGCCCGTGGGCGGGTCCGGGGCCTCGATGATGGCCAGCGCCTGGGACCACACATCGGCGCGCCAACCTTTGAGCAGGCGCGCAGCGCACCACTCATCGAGCGGGCCGCAGACCACATCGAGCGCCTGCATCAAGCGCGCGTAGGGTTCAACCACCTCGTCTTGCACGCGATCAATCGTTTCAGCGATCACTGCGTTGACGATGGTATAGTCGGCATAACGCTCGTGTCGCGTCTGCGGAGCGAGATCGCGCCAGACGGGGCCGAGCATGTCGGCGAGCACCTGCACCAGATCGTAGTTGATATGGGCGTTGACACCGAGGAGCAGACTGACCACCACCGGCGTTTCCGCCCGGCCAGCGCGGTCGAAGGCCGCGCGCCAGGACGTGGGGAGGCGCGGATCCGCGCTCTCATAGGCTGCTATGGCCTGGAAGTAGTAGGCGGCAAAATTGTGGATAAGATCGGTGACCCAGAGCGGGTCGTGGAAACGTCCAGCCTGAACGGCGGCAAACATATTGCCGGTCATTCGGGCATAGCAGTTCAGGAAGATCGCGCGGCGATCGCCACAGCGGTCCCAGAGGCCAATCTGCTCGGCCATCCGCGTGGTCAGTTGGATGTCGCGGGACATAACGGGGTTCCTGCACGCGCCGATCGCGGAGGGTGTTGTACCGATTTCTGTTGAACAGACTGAATACGCATCACCGCCAGATCTCACTGAGAGGCCATATATGGCCATCCAAAATCCAAAATCCAAAATCCAAAATCCCATCACTCCCACTGCACCACCAGTTCCTCCAGGGGACGCCGGGGACGCCGTAGCGGATCTTTCGCGGCGTAGCCGAGGGTGATCAGCGCATGGGGGTGCAAGGTTGCATCAAGGCCGAGGGCGGCGCGCACGGTCTCCTGGCAGAAGAGGGGCGCGCACATCCAGCCGCCATCGAAGCCGAGGGCATAGGCGGCGAGGAGCATGTTCTGGGCGGCGCAGCCCAGGCTCTGCACGGCCATGGTGACCTCGGCGGCCTGCCGCTCGGCATCGGGGTAGACGTCGAGGTCCTCCAGGTAGAGGCAGAGGAGCACCACCACCGGCGCGCCGATGATCCGCTGGCGCGATTTGTTAAAGCGCGCCTCGATGGTAGCATCGTCCTGTCCATCGAGGGCCAGTTGGCGCCGCCAGGTCGCGCCCATAGCCTCGGCCAGGCGCGTGCGGGCCTCAAGGCTGGTCAGCACCACGAAGCGCCATGGCTGGCGCCCGTGGGGTGAGGGCGCCCAGCGGGCCGCCTCCAGCACGGCCTCGATCTGCTCGCGGGCGAGAGGGTCGGGGCGAAAGGCCCGCACCGAGCGTCGCCCACGGATAATGCTGAAGAGGTCCATCCAGCCCTCCGCTGGCCGGGGATGGTCAACGAAACAGATCGAAGCGCGGATCGCGGATGAGGCGTCGCGCGGTGGCCTCCTCGCTGGGGGTGTAGGCGTATCCGCGCACGATCGCCGCAGGCACGCCGTCAATCTTCCCCATCACCAGCTCGGCGGCGCTGGCCAGTTCATCGGCGACGGCGATCAGTGTCGCCTGCATGGTGTAGCCATAGGGGTCGGTAGCGCCGGCATAATCGATCAGTGGCGCGATGCCGGCGCAGCCGATAGCCACATTCACCTGGCCCTCGCGCCACGGGCGACCGAAGGTGTCGGAGATAATCACCGCCACCGTCACCCCGGCGGCCTCGCGAATGGCGGCGCGGAGCCGTGCGGCGCTCGCGTCCGGGTCCTCGGGCAACAACGAGACAATCTGGCCGCCGGCCACGTTGGACTCGTCTACGCCGCTGTTGGCGCAGATCAGGCCGTGGGGGGTTTCGGTGATCAGCACGCCATTAGCCATTTTGACGATGCGCCGGCTTTCGCGCAGCACCACCTCGTAGTACGCCGCGTCCTTGCGCCCCTGCGCGGCCACCTGGCGCGCGAAGGCCGAAGGCTCGACCTGCGCGGGGTCAACCAGGCGGCCCTCGGCCTTCGATACGATCTTCTGGGTGACAACGAGCACATCACCCGGCGCGAGCAGTTGCCCGTTGGCATCGAGGGCCGTGAGCAGCAGGCGCGCCAGGTCATCGCCGGGGCGCACCTCGCCCACGCCGCGCACGGGGATGATCCGCACCTCCGCGGTCATGATGCATCCAGATACTTGCCTGCGATGACCCTGAGCCGCTCGCGGGCCTCGGCGGGAATGCACGAACGGTCGGTGATGATCGCCGTGGCAAGGGCGCTATGGGCGGGGCTTTCGAAGCCATCGCCGATCAGGTCCACGACATGGCGCACGATGCGCTGGGCCAGAACGGCATTGGCCTGAAGCACGGCTACTATCGTCTCCACGGTAACTGCGTCGTGATCGGGGTGCCAGACATCATAGTCGGTGACCATGGCGAGGGTGGCGTAGGCGATCTCGGCCTCGCGGGCCAGCTTGGCTTCGGGCAGGGCGGTCATGCCGATCAGCGAATGGCCGCGGCGGCGGTTCTCCTCGCTCTCGGCCTTGGTAGAGAATGCCGGGCCTTCCATTACCACCAGGGTGCCGCCACGATGAACGGTCGCGCCGGCCGCTTTCGCCGCGGCGTACAGCCGCTGGCTCAGACCGGGGCAGAACGGCTTATCGAAGCTCACATGGGCCACCACGCCATTCTCGAAGAATGTCGCCGGGCGGATGCCTCTGGTGCGGTCGAAAAGTTGATCGGGGATAACCACATGTCCCGGCGCGTACTCTTCCCGCAGTGAGCCAACGGCGCTCACCGAGATCAGATACTGAACTCCCAGTTGCTTGAAGGCATAGACATTGGCGCGGCTGGGCACCTCGCTGGGGTTGAGCCGGTGCCCACGACCGTGACGGGGCAAAAATGCCACCCGGCGACCCCCGAGCGTGCCAATGATGAACGCGTCGCTGGGAGCGCCGAAGGGCGTCTCCAGCGACACCTCCTCCACGTCTTCCAGGCCCTCCATTGCGTAGAGCCCGCTGCCGCCGATCACGCCGATCGTGGCCTGGGACATTGCTCGCTCCTTCACCGCTTCAGTTGCCAGATGCCAGTCAGGGAGCTTTCAGGGATTCTCGCCGTGGCCCAAATGAAGGGCGCGGACCTTCCACGCTCCCACGTTCAACCCGGTGGCGCGCGCGGCGCCTACCTGTCTGATGAGAGTATACCGCAAGACCGGAGAACGGCAAACAGGCCGTAGGAGTAGATACGGCTTGAAGGTGACAGCGCCGGGATGTCCCCGAGCTGGCGTGGTACAATATAGGCGTCGTTCCATCAGATGAGGAGCCGTCCCCATGAGCGACGATCCCCGCCAGGCGCTGCTGCGTCGCGTCGAGGAGCAGCGCGTTGCCTTCGTCAATCTCCAATTCACCGATATCTTCGGGATGGTCAAAACGGTGACCATCCCCGTTCACGAATTGCCCGACGCCCTTGACCATGGCGTCTGGTTCGATGGCTCGTCCATCGAGGGCTTCGCGCGCATCGTCGAGAGCGATATGTACCTGGTACCGGACCTCTCGACCTACGCACTGATCCCCTGGGATCAGCATGAGGGTCTGGCCACCGCGCGTCTGATCTGCAACATCTATACTCCTGATGGCAAGCCCTTTGCCGGCGACCCGCGCCACGTACTCGCCGCCGTTACGCGGCAGGCTGGCGAACTGGGCTTCGCCTTCAACGTCGCCCCGGAGATCGAGTTCTTCCTCTTCAAAACCGACGGCGATGGCCGCACCCTGCCCCTGCCCCACGACTACGCCGGCTACTTCGACGTCTCCACTGACCTGGCGACCCTGATTCGCCGCCAGATGGTGCGCGCGCTCCAGAGTCTCAACATCGCGGTCGAAGCCTCGCACCATGAAGTCGCCGCCGGGCAGCACGAGATTGACCTGCGCTACGCCGAGGCGCTGCGGGCCGCTGACCAGACGGTGACTGCCCGCGTGGCGTTGAAGGCCGTCGCCCAGCTCAACGGTCTTCACGCCACCTTTATGCCCAAGCCGATTGCCGAAGTAAACGGCAGCGGCATGCACGTGCACCAGAGCCTGGCGGATATCGTTACTGGACGGAACGCCTTCGCCGATCCGAACGACCCCTATGGTCTGTCGGCCACGGCGCGCCATTTCATCGCCGGGCTGCTGGCCCATGCCCGCGGGATGTGCATTATTCTGGCCCCGCTGGTCAATTCGTACAAACGCCTGGTGCCGGGCTTTGAAGCGCCAGTGTACATCTCCTGGGGGCGCACTAACCGCTCGGCGCTGGTGCGCGTCCCGCGCGTCACTGCGGGGCGCGAGCAGAGCACGCGCATCGAACTGCGCTGCCCCGATCCTTCCTGCAATCCCTACCTGGCCTACGCTGTGATGCTGGCCGCCGGCCTCGACGGGATCAAGCGCAAACTGCCCCTGCGCGAAGCCGCCGAAGAGGACCTCTTCCACGTGGACCCGCGCGCCCACGGCCTGGAGATGCTGCCCACCTCCCTCGGCAGCGCGCTTGACGCCCTGCGCGAGGATGAGGTGATCCAGAATGCTCTCGGCCCCTACATCTACGAACGCTTCGTTGACGCCAAACAGCAGGAGTGGGAGAGCTACCGGGCCTATGTGTCGCAGTGGGAAGTGGAGCGGTATCTCTCGATTTTTTAGGAAAAATAGTTCGGTTCCCTCCCCAACCTTCCCCCGCTGGGGGAGGAAGTCAGGCGCTTTCCTCCAACGGGGGGAGGCCGAGAGGGGGCTGGTTCGGCGCAGGCTTCGTGGCTGGAATTGCCGGCTTGCTACCTGATCGGGCGCCTGTGTTGCCTGAAGCCCCGGCCTACCCGAGCAACTGGAATGGAAGTCGCCTTCACGCTCCCCGACATAACCACTGATGTCCCGCTGCCGCCCCTCTTCCGGGTGCGGCAGCGCTGGGAAACGCGACCGCTGGCCGATGTGCCCGGGGCCACGCGCGCGCAACTGGAGGCCCTGGGCCTGCGCGCGCGCATCACTCCGGGGATGCGCGTCGCTGTGACGGCGGGCAGCCGCGGCATCCGTGATGTCGTGCCGATCACCCGGACGGCAGTCGAGTGGCTGCGTCTGGCCGGGGCCGCGCCCTTCATCGTACCGGCAATGGGCAGTCACGGCGGGGCCACTGCCGAGGGGCAACGCCAGCTCCTGGCCTCCCTCGGCATTACCGAGCAAAGCATCGGGTGCCCTATCCACAGCTCGATGGAGGTGGTGCAGATCGGCAGCCTCGACGATGGCACGCCGGTGTTCATGGATCGTCTCGCCTTCGAGTCCGATGGCGTGCTGGTGATCAACCGCGTTAAGGCCCACACCTCCTTTCACGGCACGATCGAGAGCGGTCTGGCGAAAATGTGCGTCGTGGGCCTGGGAAAGCGTCACGGCGCCGAAATCATCCACCGCACCGCCGTGGACGGCCTGAAGCGCCTGCTGGCGCCAATGGCCCGGGTGATGATCGCTAGCGGCAAGATCCTTGGCGGGCTGGCGATCCTCGAAGATGCCCGCGAGCAGACGGCTGACGTGGTGGGTTTGCCGCCGGAGGAGATCGGCGCCGAGGGCGAGGCCCGGTTGCTCGAACGCAGCAAAGCGCTGATGGCGCGCCTGCCCTTTCACCAGATTGATGTGCTGGTGGTAGATGAACTCGGCAAGAACATCAGCGGCACGGGCATGGACACCAACGTGATTGGTCGCCTGCCCATCCCCGGCCAGCCGCCCCCGCCCTCGCCGGTGATCAATGTCATCGTTGTGCTCGACCTCACCCCGGAGACCCACGGCAATGCCAACGGCATGGGCCTGGCCGATATTACCACGGCCCGCTTCGCCAGCAAGGTGGACCTCCGCGCGACCTACCTCAACGCGCTTACGGCCGGGCTGGTCGGGTTGTGCAAAGGCGCCCTGCCGATTGTCCTGCCCACCGGCCACGCCGCCGTTGCCGCCGCGATCCGCGCCTGCGGGCGAGCCGACGCCGCCGCAGCCCGTGTGGTGCGGATCAAAAACACCCTGCACCTTGAGCATCTGCTGGTCAGCCCGCCCCTGCTGCCCGAGGTCGCTGCCAATCCCGATCTAGAATTGCTTGGACCGGCCGGCTGGGAGGGGTTGGACTGAACCGGCGCTCAGGGAAGGGC
Above is a genomic segment from Chloroflexaceae bacterium containing:
- the cofC gene encoding 2-phospho-L-lactate guanylyltransferase, yielding MKPINNLHAIVPVKALDQAKSRLACALTPPERRRLTLEMLERVLAALNAAPLAAVWVVSPDAEVLERAAALGARPLLESRAELNPALEQARSAARAAGAAALIVVPADVPLVNPEDIVAMAGLLARGADMVLAPDALGMGTNALALRAGAEVPFRFGGNSAAIHLRAAVERGLVARLYRSSRLALDVDDPTGLARYRAELAALPLQG
- the cofD gene encoding 2-phospho-L-lactate transferase; this encodes MIVVLAGGVGAARFLEGVVQVVLPATVTAIVNTGDDFELHGLTIAPDLDIVTCTLAGVIDPLQGWGIADDTTACLEWLGRLGGPTWFKLGDRDLALHIRRTELLRAGHSLSAVADAFRQALGVAVRILPMSDDPAPTHILTDAGEFHFEEYLVRRRAQDAVRGVRLHAAGPAAPAPGVLEAIAGATAVLIAPSNPVVSIGPILALPGLRAALRETPAPVVAVSPIVGGAAIKGPAVPLMRAVGMEVSALGVARAYADVLDGIIIDSVDADLVPAIEALGMRVAVTDTIMRGPPEKARLARVALALAGMEL
- a CDS encoding DUF5995 family protein, producing MSRDIQLTTRMAEQIGLWDRCGDRRAIFLNCYARMTGNMFAAVQAGRFHDPLWVTDLIHNFAAYYFQAIAAYESADPRLPTSWRAAFDRAGRAETPVVVSLLLGVNAHINYDLVQVLADMLGPVWRDLAPQTRHERYADYTIVNAVIAETIDRVQDEVVEPYARLMQALDVVCGPLDEWCAARLLKGWRADVWSQALAIIEAPDPPTGLALRRRADDLALARVSLLLDRGELGARVFGYPLRWLARLRLI
- a CDS encoding nitroreductase family protein; the protein is MDLFSIIRGRRSVRAFRPDPLAREQIEAVLEAARWAPSPHGRQPWRFVVLTSLEARTRLAEAMGATWRRQLALDGQDDATIEARFNKSRQRIIGAPVVVLLCLYLEDLDVYPDAERQAAEVTMAVQSLGCAAQNMLLAAYALGFDGGWMCAPLFCQETVRAALGLDATLHPHALITLGYAAKDPLRRPRRPLEELVVQWE
- the cofE gene encoding coenzyme F420-0:L-glutamate ligase, with translation MTAEVRIIPVRGVGEVRPGDDLARLLLTALDANGQLLAPGDVLVVTQKIVSKAEGRLVDPAQVEPSAFARQVAAQGRKDAAYYEVVLRESRRIVKMANGVLITETPHGLICANSGVDESNVAGGQIVSLLPEDPDASAARLRAAIREAAGVTVAVIISDTFGRPWREGQVNVAIGCAGIAPLIDYAGATDPYGYTMQATLIAVADELASAAELVMGKIDGVPAAIVRGYAYTPSEEATARRLIRDPRFDLFR
- the mtnP gene encoding S-methyl-5'-thioadenosine phosphorylase, giving the protein MSQATIGVIGGSGLYAMEGLEDVEEVSLETPFGAPSDAFIIGTLGGRRVAFLPRHGRGHRLNPSEVPSRANVYAFKQLGVQYLISVSAVGSLREEYAPGHVVIPDQLFDRTRGIRPATFFENGVVAHVSFDKPFCPGLSQRLYAAAKAAGATVHRGGTLVVMEGPAFSTKAESEENRRRGHSLIGMTALPEAKLAREAEIAYATLAMVTDYDVWHPDHDAVTVETIVAVLQANAVLAQRIVRHVVDLIGDGFESPAHSALATAIITDRSCIPAEARERLRVIAGKYLDAS
- a CDS encoding glutamine synthetase family protein; this encodes MSDDPRQALLRRVEEQRVAFVNLQFTDIFGMVKTVTIPVHELPDALDHGVWFDGSSIEGFARIVESDMYLVPDLSTYALIPWDQHEGLATARLICNIYTPDGKPFAGDPRHVLAAVTRQAGELGFAFNVAPEIEFFLFKTDGDGRTLPLPHDYAGYFDVSTDLATLIRRQMVRALQSLNIAVEASHHEVAAGQHEIDLRYAEALRAADQTVTARVALKAVAQLNGLHATFMPKPIAEVNGSGMHVHQSLADIVTGRNAFADPNDPYGLSATARHFIAGLLAHARGMCIILAPLVNSYKRLVPGFEAPVYISWGRTNRSALVRVPRVTAGREQSTRIELRCPDPSCNPYLAYAVMLAAGLDGIKRKLPLREAAEEDLFHVDPRAHGLEMLPTSLGSALDALREDEVIQNALGPYIYERFVDAKQQEWESYRAYVSQWEVERYLSIF
- a CDS encoding nickel-dependent lactate racemase — its product is MEVAFTLPDITTDVPLPPLFRVRQRWETRPLADVPGATRAQLEALGLRARITPGMRVAVTAGSRGIRDVVPITRTAVEWLRLAGAAPFIVPAMGSHGGATAEGQRQLLASLGITEQSIGCPIHSSMEVVQIGSLDDGTPVFMDRLAFESDGVLVINRVKAHTSFHGTIESGLAKMCVVGLGKRHGAEIIHRTAVDGLKRLLAPMARVMIASGKILGGLAILEDAREQTADVVGLPPEEIGAEGEARLLERSKALMARLPFHQIDVLVVDELGKNISGTGMDTNVIGRLPIPGQPPPPSPVINVIVVLDLTPETHGNANGMGLADITTARFASKVDLRATYLNALTAGLVGLCKGALPIVLPTGHAAVAAAIRACGRADAAAARVVRIKNTLHLEHLLVSPPLLPEVAANPDLELLGPAGWEGLD